Below is a genomic region from Helianthus annuus cultivar XRQ/B chromosome 2, HanXRQr2.0-SUNRISE, whole genome shotgun sequence.
TGCAGCGCTATTCTTTGACAAAGGTTTGTGTGAGGCGATTGAGGAATTGGTAGTTTGTGGATGTCCTTTCTTTGGAGACTTCCATTGGTGACTTGTTTCCTTACCTATTAAGTTTTGGGGTTTGGGTTGTATTCGATAGCAGAGACTTCATCCTATGCCTTTGTGGCCTCGAGGGCCCAATCTTGGTGCTCCAGGACCACATCTTACGAGACAGTGGCATATATGGTATGGATTCTGATTATGTTTGTGCTTTGGTTTGTCTTCATGATACGATTCCAAGCTTCGACTTCATTGGTTTCACTAATAAGGACACCCTCCCAAGCCCAACATGCATTAGCGAATGCTCTTTTTAGTAAAATTGTCCATAACATTGAAGTACATTTTAACTTGACCGTTAGAGAAAAACCCCTATAGGGACGACACCTATAGGGACAACACAGGTCCTCTCTATAGATCACCCTATAAAGACGACATGTCGTTTCAATAGGGTTTTCGTGCcttttaagagaggttatcttatAGGGACGATATATCCTCTCTATAAGgtgaaaataattttttttattctctAGTTTGTTGAATTGGAAACTTTAAAAAACGTTTTAacttatagagacgacatgttatctctataattttaaatatttttctattaattttattttattaatgatCAATAtgtatgaaaattaaaaaaaaaactaaaaaataaatttaacttCGTTTCTATATggaaacataatttttttttttgtttttttagttttggttaataaataattaaaattacaaaGAAAAAAAGTTGTTCGCATTTAGAGACGAGATGTCGTCCCTATAAACCCAGTTAATTTATTCATTTtttaactaatatatatatatatatatatatatatatatatatatatatatatatatatatatatatatttaaacctgtcacacccccaaaaaataCCACAAGCGGGAACTCCCGCGAGGCGTGTGTCGTACCAGAATCTAGTCACTAATCACATGGAACCATAAGTAAAAATAGAAATTTCCATTAAACGAGAATTGTATATTTCAAACATTGGTTTGGAAATCAAACATGTTCAACGGAAGCATTAAATATTGTTCCATAAGTTTTATATAAAGTGTTTagaaacaattcaaattcaaaactCACACAAATACGCGTATCACCTCTCATAGTTTACAACCCTTTTGACAAAATCCGCTATGTACTAAGACTAGAccttatgtgtgtatgtgtgtataattACTTTAAATTTGGGTTACCTATATAGGAGAGGGTTAAATGTAGAACAACGCATATTATGAGAACTTGAAAACCCGCAATAAGTAATCGATTACGATTACTAGTGAAGAGTGGTGTAAATTGTATGACCGTTGTGAAACAACGGCCTAATAGCAACATCTAATATGTAAAGTATAATATAAAGAATATACAGACAACGAGAAgtatagagaatgagagaattctTATTCATTGAGTGTGTAATACGAATTACATGAAACCACTATTTATAGAGGCTTAACATTAATACAAGGGTAATCAATAGATGGAGGTTACATATGTGGAGAGTCACCATATAAATGAAACATTCATAACAATGACAACATTATTGTAAATGCTGTATTATTAAATTTCTCTGCTTGTAATAATCTCCTTTTTTTAACGACGGCGTTATTGTAAATACTTTATTACTAAATTTCTCTGGTTGTAATAATTTACCACTATACTCGATTATTTTAGGTCGGCCTAGACCATGTGTAACTATGTAAGGTGGGCGACCGATCACCCATGGCCCACTCTTCCAGGTCCAAAAACCCATGATTAAATTTAAAAcccaattaaaaaaaatagtagaaCAATAGCTTATTTTGTTTGGCTCGCTTATCATCTACCCATCTTTTATATGAAAATTTACAGGGccaattttttttaattgcaAATTTTTCAACACTTTAATTTCACCTTTACCTTTCACGTGTAAAGATTTGAAACCACAACTTACATTTGTAAATGGAGACACCATACAACTAGACTAGTAGGTCATGAGTAGGCCCATCTTTCTACTTGCATTGTCCCAATAGACTCCTAAATTCTAAAGGAGGACCCTCAATTATTTGTAATTCTCTTTCATAAATTCGAAATTAGAAATCCTCGAATTCTCTACCAAGTTAGATTTTTTCTAATATAAATTCAAAATTCTACACATCAGTTAGATTCTTTCTAATATAAAAATTTTAATTTACACATACATGTGTAGGTTCTCCTAAGTTATGTGTCATTTGTCATGCACATGTTAGGTGGTTAGAAACAATAGTGAAGTGTATTAACTATTTGAAATCATATAAATATGGTTAAACACTTAGTTAACAACTATCATCTACTTTGTTCACCAACTGTAACAAGATATGTAAAATATACATAAGAAGCTTTTTGTCAAAGGCACAGAGATAAACTGCTCTATGTAAATGTAATAATCACCAGAATTCAACATAAACTATCAAATGGTTAGAAGATTAGTATTAAACAAACTAAATCCATAAACACGATATAATTGAAAGTAGAAAGAATTAATAGACGGATCAATAATAAAATCTTAACAGCATCAAAATGTGGCACTCATCATCAAAACAACAGTTTCCATCGATTGTCGTTGGTTCTAGAGTGGAACCGTTGTGGGTTTAAATGTTTGCCTTGTGGGTTAGGTAATCACCGGTGGCAAGATACTAGAAACTGCTGTGTGCAGGGGTGGATTTAGCATGGTTCCATGGGTTCCCAGAAACCCATTCGATTCGaagaaaatggaaaaaattagtgtaaaccttgtatgatttgggaaaaaataatgaaaattaGTGAAAAACTACCAAAAGGAACACAGTGGAATCCGaccctggatccgccactggctGTGTGTAAACAAAATAAGGCATAAGGGGGCGGTCCGTTATTTTTTCCACGAAATCAAATATAACGCGTGATAAATCCATTTTCCCACCCCCACAAGAAAGTATAACGCATTATAGTATAACGAAAACATGATTTCGTTATTTTTTCCACGCTGTGATGGTTTTATTTGTGagggtaattgttggttggggggaaattgttgggtgtggtggtgagtgtctgagtgatgaccacccccactaaaaaaggttgtgagtaaTGGAAAAATTGTTGCTAGTGACCACCCCCCTCCCCTAATCATCAGAATTCAACATAAACTACATAATATTTAGGACTAAGAATTAATTAGATAAAATTATTAAACAAACTAGCTCCATCAAACACAAGATACTTGAAAATAGAAAGAACCAGAACCTACTGAAAGATAGATTCATACTAGACACTATTGGAAGATAGATTCATAGCGCGACACTTCTCTTCTTGACGGCTTCAACAACATCGAAATCAGGCATTTGATCCAGGAGAAGAAGGACTTCCCTTGATTAATCACCTGCAAAGAAATTAGAGTTGTGAGCAAGTAAAAATAGTTACAATTGCTGGACATGACATAACAAGACAAGAAGAGAAGTAAATAGAGGCCAAATGTATGAATGATAAGAGATCAAATGCAAATCTATAATCTATACATAATATATATAGAACCCACCTTGGCAATCCTCTTGTTGTTACTTGCCTGTTTTGGTCTCTCCATATTAACATGCAGAGATACAAGGCTCCGCACAAATATAGGTGCATCTGTATCATTCCAAGGGAGAAGAGAACGAAGGCCAGGCGAATCTAATTCACCAATCATGGCACTCCTCTGGCGCCTCCCATTAACATAGGGAGATACAAGGCTCTTCACAAAAATAGGAGCATGAATATAATAGTAATGGGGATCCATATGCAGCCAATATTTATGTTCCATAGCACTACAAAACCATGATGCATCAACATCCTTGGGTAATCCCGAATTAAAGAAGTGTACACTATCATACTTCTTGTCATGATCACGATCTCGTTGTGGTAGTAGTTCCCACGACTCTTTTACATTGTAGTTTTTCATCAACCATACATCGTTAGAAGAATAACCATATCCACGAAATATGCATAGACATTCTTTGACAATTCCTAGGCGGCTAGTATAAGTACATTCATATCTTGCATCGTCAGGTTTGGGGATTTCTATAAATTCTTCTTTAGATAAATCATAAGAAAGAATTAACAGCTTCCGATTTTGATCTTCTACGATCCAGTGAAGGGCACCATTGTATAAGAAACCAACCCAACTAATAAACACATACTTCACTTCCCCAATAGCTCTCCAcacatttgatttcaaactcaACACTTGAACACATGAACGGTTCTCGCCTTTGTTGGCCACTGCGACAATCGTGTAGTCATCCTTGGATGAATCATAACCAAAACCCCAACATGGTGGATAACAAGGGGGAGTGATCTCAGTTGTCTTACCTCTCTAGTCAACGGATTGCCTACAAAAACTTTACGATCTTGTAATGAAGATATGCAAACCAGGCCATTACAAGAACCAACAAGATGATGACTACCGAAACCAGGATGTGTGATGAAAACAATTCTTCTATGGACAAGTTCATTGTTGTAGCGATCTTTGTTGTAACTATGGTTCAGATGACGAGTAACGAAACGAGGACTCGTGATTAATGAGTGCCATGACTTACACACTCTCATGCAACTGATCAGATCCTCCACGTCTAATCCTATCAGTATATGCTCAACTACATCGTCATGAACGACCTCTGCCATTGAAACACAAAACCCTAACAGAAATCAGATAAAACAGAATAGCCAGAGGTAGACGATATATATGGAGCAAATAAGTTAAAGAGGATATACTTATAAGGaaatatttattttgtattttgttcAAAGAGAAATTTAAAGAAGTTATGTTTTCATAGTTATACTACAATAATAAGGCCCGCGCGCTTTACAACGCGAGTAGATCGCAAACATCGAATGAATTTGTTTAAGTATTAGGTGATACGTTAACCATACGAAAACGTGTGTTTCGACATATCTGATTGAACTCAATATAACATGTATAAGTATTGCGATTGGATCATAACGTAAAGTAAATTGAATCTATCTCGTACAATCATAACTTATTCTATAGGATTATTTAaagctttgaaaaaaaaaagataaaacaaaaaaaagaaaccacaatttgactccactcagttcgaaacaaaatttatgaaaacgtacataaaattagtaagaaaacgtattatattaaaaaaaaaaaaaaaaaaaaaaagcatattGAAATGTAGACCAACTCGAATTGATACAAACgcatacataaaaatatgcaagtaaaaatggttttttaaacgaaaacgtgTTATATTTGACCTAAATCGTTTCCAGAAAAAAGTGTATGTCGAAACGTAGACACCCTTAAATTTATACGgatacgtacataaaaatatgcaccgGAAAAATAGTTTTTTAAGTGAAAAAAtatatgggtaaacaaaagaaaTTAACGAACAAATGTTGTCGAATGAAATTTAAATTTGTAAAAAGGTAtggctaaaaatgtcaaattgTTAAAGTAGAAGAATAGTAAAGTTAGATACGAGATTAAAATTGATTACTCCAAAAGCGGAGGGGCTCTAGCAAAGCTGAAGGGATTGAATTTCTTATCCGGTCTAGCCTTGTGTGCTCACACATCCACCTTAACATTCTCATTTCTGTTACCTTCATCTTGCGCTCTTGTGCTTTCTTAATGGACCAACACTCTGTGCCATACAACATAGCAGGTCTAATCGCAACCCTATAAAATTTCTCCTTTAATTTAGTTGGGAACCTTTTATAGCACAAAACCCTAGTGGCTGCTCTCCACCTACACTAACCAGCCTGGATGCGATGTGGCTATATATCTCCCCATCACTTTGTACAAACGATCCTAAATATTTGAACTTAGTAACCTGCGGAACTTGTTGACCGTCAATAGTAATTTGAGTGTCATCGCCATCGCCCGCACCACTAAAACTACAATAAAGGTACTCAGTTTTGGAGCGACTAATTCTTAAACCTTTGCCCTCGAAAACTGCTAGCCACTCCTCTAACCTCGCATTCATGCTCTGTTTAATCTCCGCCATTAACACAATATCATTTGCGAAAAGCATGCACCATGGAATTGTCTCTTGAATCGACCTAGACAACTCATCCAACACTATCGTGAAGAGAAACGGACTAAGCACAGACCCTTGGTGAAGTCCTATCTCATCAGCGAAGAAATCAGTATCCCTTACAGGCGCACGGACACTAGTTTCAGATCTAAGATAAATATCTCTAATTATGTCAACATACTTCCAAGGAACCCCTTTACCTCCAAACCCCTCTATCTAACATACATATCTCTAATTAAGACCAGATcttgtgtgtatgtgtgtatgtgtataattACTCGAAAATTTGGGTTACCCATATAGGAGAGGGTTACTCGAGATTTGGATTACCCCTATAGGAGAGGGTTAAATACAGAACCACACATATTACGAGAACTTGAAAAAAGCCGATATAAGTAATCAGTTACTAGTGAATAGTGGTGTAAATTGTATGAGGGCAttattataaatactttattactAAATTTCTCTTGTTGTAATAATTTCCTTTTGTTAACAAAATATACTTTTCATGTTAACAATGATTCTCTCCCCAAATAACAAAACCATTATACACCGATTATTTTAGGTCGGCCTAGGCTATGTCTAAATCTATAAGGTAAGGTGGGCGACCGATCACACATGGCCCATTCTTCCGGGTCCAAAATCCCATGATTAAATTTAAAACCCAATTAATAAAATAGTATAACAATAGCCAATTTTGTTTGGCTCACTTATCGTCTACCCATATTTTATATGTAAATTATAGGGcccattttatattttattttttgaaccgcaaatttttcaaaacatcttaattttatttttacCTTTCACGTGTCAAGATTTGAACCCACAACTTACATTCGTAAATGAAGATATGATACAACTAGACCAATCGTTGATGGATAAGAAAAAAAATTTCTACTCGCACTGGCGTGATTGGCTCCTGATTTCTCAAGGAGGCCCTCAATTATTGGTAATTCTCTCTCATAAATTCAAAATTAGGAATCCTCGAATTCTCTACCGAGTTAGATTTTTTCTAatataaaaattcaaaattctACACCCGTTAGATTCTTTCTAATAAAAAATTTAAGTagaatgctcggatagtccctctGGTATACCTTTAGTCCccaatttttcaaaattacatgtatgctCTTGACGACTTGTTACTCGAATAGTCCCTAACTTGAATGAAgtttagtttttggtgttaaattgatgtgaaattacaaaaatactcTTACTATAAAAAATAAAGTTTAAAACACTTAGGTACGTCCCACCATTAATAAAACCTCATCTCAATAATACAAACAAATTAAAAGACTCATTGTTGCAGCGATCTTTGTTGCAACTAAGGTTCAGATGCCTTGATGAACAAAAAATGAGGACTTGTGATTAAAGAATGCCATGACTTACACACGCTCTTGAAACGGATCACATCCTTCACATCTGATCTTACGAGTATCTGCCAAACCACATCAGCACGAACGAACTTTACTTTCAAAAAGAAACGAGGACTTGCGATTAAAGAATGCCATGACTTTGATGTGTACCACTTGGTTTGATAGATAACCCGTTAAAGTGGGTCAAACTCCACAGAAAATAGGTGGAAACTAGAAGAATATTTAGAGAGAAACTCAGACttaattcatttcattcattcatAATAACAACGAAACTACAAACGAAAATTAGAAATAGTAACAAGACCCAAACTACCCACTACTCCTTAACCCATGTTCTCCTAAAATAGTGCAGAAATTACTAACCACTTTGACTTGACTTTTTCTTAACAAAGGAAATAAAATAACTAGTAAAATAAATATCATACAAAATTAAATAATACAAATCCATCTGCTGTAAAGTAAAGCTTCTGATACATATCATTGTCACCCAAGGAAATGAGCACATAACAATCCCTCCCACATGAAAAATCCTTGTCCTCAAGGATAAAAATCGAAAGAGACTTGGAGTTGCGCCAAGGGGGACGCCAGTCGATGATCCTTCCCGTGTCCTTCGGGCGAGGCTTGGTGAAATACCACGGAGGCCGCCACTCGACGCTACCGGTAACATTCAGAGTAGTTTTCGTGAAGCGCCATGATGGACACCACTCGCGCTTCTTGGCCACATCGATAATCGTTTTCACTCTCGTCTTCATTGTTGATGATTGGCAAGCTTTCTTCAATGGTATTGCTGCTGGATTCGGAGATGGGGAAGGGCTGAGTACACCAGCCGTTGGTACTTGTTTGGGTGCAACTATAAGGGCTGCTTTTGTTGGAGGTGGTTTGGGTGAGGGTGCCAGTTTCAGGGAATGAGTCTTTGCAAATGGTGATGTGGGTTTTGAGGGTGTTGAAAGTTTTAGAATTGGTGGAGATGGTAGTGTGAGTGCATCGGTTGGCGGTGGTGGTGAGGCAGCAGCGGGTGATGGGGATGGCAGTGCGGTGGCGGAAACTGGTGGTGGTAACCGAGTTCGGTTCTTGAGAAAATCAATAATCTCAACAAGCATTGACTCGATTCGAGCCAACGACTCGTTTCATTTTTGAGCGTCCATAAGAGTGGATCAAgaccgctctgataccaattgatgTGTACCACTTGGTTTGATAGATAACCCGTTAAAGTGGGTCAAACTCCACAGAAAATAGGTGGAAACTAGAAGAATATTTAGAGAGAAACTCAGACttaattcatttcattcattcatAATAACAACCAAACTACAAACGAAAATTAGAAATAGTAACAAGACCCAAACTACCCACTACTCCTTAACCCATGTTCTCCTAAAATAGTGCAGAAATTACTAACCACTTTGACTTGACTTTTTCTTAACAAAGGAAATAAAATAACTAGTAAAATAAATATCATACAAAATTAAATAATACAAATCCATCTGCTGTAAAGTAAAGCTTCTGACGCATATCATTGTCACCCAAGGAAATGAGCACATAACAGACTTACACACGCTCTTGAAACGGATCAGATCCTTCACGTCCAATATCTTACGAGTATCAGCTCAACCAAATCGCCATAACCAAACTCTGCCATGTATTGAAAGTTGAAACCCTAATAGTGAACCGGAAATCAGAATATATATAGCCATAGCCATATATATGGAGTAACCGAGTAAGTAAATTCAATGGTTATACGCTTTCCATATCAATTTAAACGAAGATATGACCCATTATTAAAGATACTTTACTTCTAAGGAAAGTAACTATTtttatttttcccaaaaagaaaTTTAAATTTAAAGAAGTTAGATATGTatctttttaaatattaaatgtaACCAGAACTAGAAAATAAAGTTATAAACTGTAATCTAAAGGGTCGTTCCCAAAA
It encodes:
- the LOC118488397 gene encoding uncharacterized protein LOC118488397, with amino-acid sequence MKNYNVKESWELLPQRDRDHDKKYDSVHFFNSGLPKDVDASWFCSAMEHKYWLHMDPHYYYIHAPIFVKSLVSPYVNGRRQRSAMIGELDSPGLRSLLPWNDTDAPIFVRSLVSLHVNMERPKQASNNKRIAKVINQGKSFFSWIKCLISMLLKPSRREVSRYESIFQ